A genomic stretch from Xenopus laevis strain J_2021 chromosome 6S, Xenopus_laevis_v10.1, whole genome shotgun sequence includes:
- the rnf139.S gene encoding ring finger protein 139 S homeolog, translated as MESSVVVGQRMRAVLDVALRVPSLFITDAILNFPHDASAGFLSLLLQLTLRLLGVAASIVVLVLSRRALFKFYMITTALGLAATSVLVNYHATLHLNFYRASSSVAFGLEFLPTNGPSLWMTLIILQLIFGIGFITLLQVQSYSQLIILDLLIPTVGLIIEFPLGVQQLLVFVSALVLILYTASCLVFRFKWFYYSTKYTVLLLKHMYQVYGMQLMVEDAWKKIHFPDVLRVFWLTRLATQAVFFFNMVRLSSSEAGEVSYFIPWNDIWDLVSSLIINGCDSTLTVLGMSAVISSIAHYLGLGILAFIGSTEEEDKRLGFVAPVLFFILALQTGLSGLKPEERLVRLCRNMCLLLTAVLHFIHGMTDPVLMSLSASHVSSYRRHLPVLLVSAFLFVLPVLLSCVLWHYYALNTWLFAVTAFCVELCLKVIVSLTVYTLFMIDGYYNVLWEKLDDYVYYVRSTGSIIEFVFGVIMFGNGAYTMMFESGSKIRACMMCLHAYFNIYLQARNGWKTFMNRRKAVKKINSLPEVNGLESRKIDDVCAICYQEFHTSARITPCHHYFHALCLRKWLYIQDTCPMCHQKVQIDDDSKENASVSNNNGFVAPHEEPAPPDVDQEADQELDEQNLSEDESVECDEEEWTTEPHNSTSEEHNSDDTDSLGE; from the exons ATGGAGTCTTCGGTGGTGGTGGGGCAGCGGATGCGGGCCGTGCTGGATGTGGCCTTGCGAGTCCCCTCGCTGTTTATCACGGACGCCATTCTGAACTTCCCTCACGATGCCTCTGCCGGCTTCCTGTCACTGCTGTTGCAGCTCACGCTCAGACTGCTGG GTGTTGCGGCATCCATTGTTGTTCTGGTGTTGTCTCGCAGAGCACTTTTCAAGTTCTACATGATCACCACTGCCCTGGGTCTGGCTGCAACTTCAGTGTTGGTCAATTACCATGCCACCTTACACTTGAACTTTTACCGAGCCTCCTCTTCTGTGGCTTTTGGGCTTGAATTCCTTCCTACCAATGGACCTTCCCTATGGATGACACTGATTATATTACAACTTATTTTTGGCATTGGCTTCATCACGTTACTCCAGGTCCAGTCCTACTCCCAGCTAATTATACTTGATCTGCTTATCCCCACCGTTGGCTTGATAATAGAATTTCCACTTGGTGTGCAACAACTTTTGGTCTTCGTATCTGCCCTTGTTCTCATACTCTACACTGCATCTTGCTTGGTGTTCCGATTCAAGTGGTTCTACTACTCGACAAAATACACGGTGCTCCTCCTCAAACACATGTACCAAGTGTATGGAATGCAGCTCATGGTCGAAGATGCTTGGAAAAAGATTCACTTCCCAGACGTACTGCGCGTTTTCTGGCTGACGCGCCTAGCAACCCAAGCCGTGTTCTTTTTCAACATGGTTAGACTGTCGAGCAGCGAGGCAGGTGAAGTGTCTTACTTCATACCCTGGAATGACATTTGGGATCTTGTGAGCAGCCTTATTATCAATGGCTGCGACTCCACCTTAACAGTATTGGGGATGAGTGCGGTGATCTCATCGATTGCGCATTACTTGGGGCTGGGAATTTTGGCCTTCATTGGTTCGACGGAAGAAGAGGATAAGCGGCTTGGCTTTGTAGCACCAGTGCTGTTCTTCATCTTGGCTCTCCAGACTGGATTGAGTGGGTTGAAACCGGAGGAACGACTTGTCCGCCTTTGTCGAAACATGTGCCTTTTGTTAACAGCAGTGTTGCATTTCATCCACGGAATGACTGACCCCGTATTAATGTCACTTAGTGCCTCCCACGTGTCATCGTACCGCAGGCACCTCCCAGTATTGCTGGTTTCTGCCTTCCTCTTTGTTCTTCCAGTTCTGCTCAGTTGTGTACTGTGGCACTACTATGCACTTAACACATGGCTGTTTGCCGTCACGGCATTCTGCGTTGAACTCTGTTTAAAAGTCATCGTTTCTCTGACAGTCTACACGCTGTTCATGATCGACGGTTACTATAACGTGCTGTGGGAAAAGCTCGACGATTATGTCTACTACGTGCGCTCAACTGGTAGTATTATCGAGTTCGTCTTTGGCGTCATTATGTTCGGAAACGGGGCCTACACTATGATGTTCGAATCTGGCAGCAAGATCCGAGCGTGCATGATGTGTCTGCACGCTTACTTCAACATCTACCTGCAAGCCAGGAACGGGTGGAAGACCTTCATGAACCGGAGGAAagctgtgaaaaaaataaattctcttcCGGAAGTCAACGGGTTGGAGTCACGAAAGATAGATGACGTGTGTGCAATTTGCTACCAAGAGTTCCACACCTCCGCCCGTATTACACCCTGCCACCATTATTTTCATGCCCTTTGCCTTCGCAAGTGGTTGTATATACAAGACACTTGTCCTATGTGCCATCAAAAAGTCCAGATCGATGACGATTCAAAAGAGAATGCCTCTGTATCAAACAATAATGGTTTTGTTGCTCCCCATGAGGAACCTGCACCACCTGATGTTGATCAGGAGGCTGATCAGGAACTGGATGAGCAAAACCTCAGTGAAGATGAGAGCGTTGAATGCGATGAAGAGGAATGGACAACGGAACCGCACAACTCCACTTCTGAGGAACACAACAGCGACGATACAGACTCTCTTGGGGAATAA